The following coding sequences are from one Streptomyces dengpaensis window:
- a CDS encoding DUF1772 domain-containing protein translates to MLNALEVLTTVVVGLMVGVEFSVAFVINPILDGLPGDNGLRGRTHGARMLGTLMPFWYIGSLVLSAVWAIAGWHHHGAGLVVLAAALLILSVIMSLLLLVPINNRGKTWTTENLPEDWKEQMNRWDRFHYVRVAVIIAAFALLVAALA, encoded by the coding sequence ATGCTCAACGCACTCGAGGTCTTAACCACCGTGGTCGTCGGCCTGATGGTGGGGGTGGAGTTCTCGGTCGCCTTCGTCATCAACCCGATCCTCGACGGACTCCCCGGCGACAACGGCCTGCGCGGCCGCACCCACGGGGCCCGGATGCTCGGCACCTTGATGCCGTTCTGGTACATCGGCTCACTCGTCCTGAGCGCGGTCTGGGCCATCGCAGGATGGCATCACCACGGCGCCGGCCTCGTCGTCCTCGCCGCCGCGCTGCTGATCTTGAGCGTGATCATGTCGCTCCTGCTGCTCGTCCCGATCAACAACCGGGGCAAGACGTGGACCACCGAGAACCTGCCCGAGGACTGGAAGGAGCAGATGAACCGCTGGGACCGCTTCCACTACGTCCGCGTCGCCGTCATCATTGCCGCCTTCGCTCTGTTGGTCGCCGCCCTCGCCTGA
- a CDS encoding AMP-binding enzyme: MEATLLAFCRDQIAAYKVPRRIVLRTTALPRTATGKLVRTALTEEAQALWKGAEG; this comes from the coding sequence GTGGAGGCGACGCTGCTCGCCTTCTGCCGGGACCAGATCGCCGCCTACAAGGTTCCGCGACGCATCGTCCTGCGGACCACCGCACTCCCGCGCACCGCGACCGGGAAACTGGTCCGCACCGCGCTTACGGAAGAGGCGCAGGCCCTGTGGAAGGGCGCGGAAGGCTGA
- a CDS encoding TetR/AcrR family transcriptional regulator — protein MRADARKNRDHLLAVAGTAIAEQGVDVSLRDIARRADVGLATLLRHFPTREALLDALLHTSFNELTAKAGALETDDSPGDALVSWLRDCVGWTTEYRGAVVLMAAAIEDPKSALHTSCVTLRAAGARLLTRAQAAGMARTDIDGADLFALVEALAWLGDQRSLAPRADHLFDVVASAILTSTASSDTEGERRPRARS, from the coding sequence ATGCGGGCCGACGCCAGGAAGAACCGCGACCACCTGCTCGCAGTAGCGGGCACCGCCATCGCCGAGCAGGGCGTCGACGTGTCACTGCGCGACATCGCGCGCAGGGCCGATGTCGGGCTCGCGACGCTGCTGCGGCACTTCCCGACACGCGAGGCGCTGCTCGATGCCCTGCTCCACACGAGCTTCAACGAGCTGACCGCCAAGGCAGGCGCCCTCGAAACGGACGACTCACCCGGCGATGCCCTCGTTTCATGGCTGCGCGACTGCGTCGGGTGGACAACCGAGTACCGGGGCGCGGTCGTGCTGATGGCAGCCGCCATCGAGGACCCCAAGTCCGCACTCCACACTTCGTGCGTCACCCTGCGCGCAGCCGGTGCGCGGCTCCTCACCCGTGCCCAGGCCGCGGGCATGGCGCGGACCGACATTGATGGCGCCGACTTGTTCGCGCTGGTAGAGGCGCTCGCCTGGCTCGGCGACCAGCGCTCGCTCGCGCCACGCGCCGATCACCTCTTCGACGTTGTCGCCAGCGCGATCCTGACCAGCACAGCGAGCAGCGATACCGAGGGGGAACGCCGCCCTCGCGCCCGTAGCTGA
- a CDS encoding NADP-dependent oxidoreductase — protein MKAIQLHEFGGPEVLRHEEVPVPEPGPGEVLVRVHAVGVNPPDRYAREGMPDIPPEIRPQFHLPLIPGTDVSGVVEAVAADVNGFAVGDEVIGLLRFPTVLQSSAYAEYVTAPASDLARKLAGIDHVHAAALAMSGLTAWQFLIELGHDHPSPFQEAQHRPMALDSESTVLINGAAGGVGHLALQLAKWKGARVIAVASGAHETFLRELGADEFIDYTKERPEEVVRDVDLVLDAVGGPASRRFLRTLKRGGSLYPVYFGQFDDEENAELGVTVTAVSVRSSGAQLAELESLVDAGKIRVAIDSTFPLADARAAHERIARGHIQGKIVLTVA, from the coding sequence ATGAAGGCGATCCAGCTGCACGAGTTCGGCGGCCCTGAGGTGCTGCGCCATGAGGAGGTGCCGGTTCCCGAGCCGGGGCCGGGTGAGGTGCTCGTGCGCGTGCACGCGGTCGGCGTCAACCCTCCTGACCGGTACGCGCGCGAGGGGATGCCCGACATACCCCCCGAGATCAGGCCTCAGTTCCATCTCCCCCTGATTCCGGGGACCGACGTCTCAGGCGTCGTGGAAGCCGTTGCCGCCGACGTCAACGGCTTCGCGGTCGGAGATGAGGTGATCGGCCTTCTGCGCTTCCCCACCGTTCTCCAGAGCAGCGCGTACGCCGAGTACGTCACCGCACCGGCGTCCGACCTCGCCCGCAAGCTGGCTGGCATCGACCACGTGCACGCCGCCGCCCTGGCCATGTCGGGGTTGACGGCGTGGCAGTTCTTGATCGAGCTCGGGCACGATCATCCCTCGCCGTTCCAAGAGGCCCAGCACCGCCCGATGGCACTCGACAGCGAGAGCACGGTGCTCATCAACGGCGCTGCCGGTGGCGTGGGGCACCTCGCTCTCCAACTGGCCAAGTGGAAGGGGGCCCGCGTCATCGCCGTGGCCTCCGGCGCCCACGAGACGTTCCTGCGCGAGCTCGGCGCCGACGAGTTCATCGACTACACCAAGGAGCGGCCCGAGGAGGTCGTCCGTGACGTCGACCTGGTCCTGGACGCCGTCGGGGGTCCAGCCAGCAGGCGCTTCCTGCGCACCCTCAAGCGCGGCGGGTCCCTCTACCCGGTGTACTTCGGCCAGTTCGACGACGAGGAGAACGCGGAGTTGGGTGTCACGGTCACGGCCGTGTCGGTCCGCTCGAGCGGCGCGCAGCTCGCCGAACTGGAGAGCTTGGTTGACGCGGGGAAGATTCGCGTCGCGATCGACAGCACGTTCCCGCTCGCGGATGCCCGGGCGGCGCACGAGCGCATCGCCCGGGGGCACATCCAGGGCAAGATCGTGCTCACGGTCGCTTAG
- a CDS encoding TetR/AcrR family transcriptional regulator yields MSVQERKQRERADRERLIVATARELAEQQGWDAVTTRRLAERIEYSQPVLYSHFRGKREIIGAVALEGAAEMAAALRAATSAADGPRTRVTALARAYLDFAERNPAVYDAMFQLDGGLAFADEDTPEPLKDAFAALLESLGEVAGDGVHPALFTEVFWAAMHGLATLTRAGRLPPGDAERRVELLVDRLAMV; encoded by the coding sequence ATGTCGGTACAGGAACGCAAGCAGCGCGAACGGGCGGACCGCGAGCGCCTCATCGTGGCGACAGCCCGCGAACTCGCCGAGCAGCAGGGCTGGGACGCGGTCACCACCCGCCGGCTCGCCGAGCGCATCGAATACAGCCAGCCCGTCCTCTACAGCCATTTCCGCGGCAAGCGCGAGATCATCGGCGCCGTCGCCCTCGAGGGCGCCGCCGAGATGGCCGCGGCGCTGCGGGCCGCGACCTCCGCCGCGGACGGCCCTCGCACCCGGGTCACCGCCCTCGCCCGCGCCTACCTCGACTTCGCCGAGCGCAACCCGGCGGTCTACGACGCCATGTTCCAGCTCGACGGCGGCCTGGCGTTCGCGGACGAGGACACCCCGGAGCCGCTGAAGGACGCCTTCGCCGCCCTGCTGGAAAGCCTCGGCGAGGTCGCCGGGGACGGCGTCCACCCGGCATTGTTCACCGAGGTGTTCTGGGCGGCCATGCACGGGCTGGCCACCCTGACCCGGGCGGGACGGCTGCCGCCGGGGGACGCCGAGCGGAGGGTGGAGCTGCTGGTGGACCGACTCGCCATGGTCTGA
- a CDS encoding VOC family protein, with amino-acid sequence MINGGHVILYSRDAEADRAFFKDVLGYPHVDAGGGWLIFKLPPAEIAVHPTDGPESHEFYLMCDDVNATVGELAAKGVEFTQPVTDAGWGRLTRFRLPGGGEVGMYEPRHERATDL; translated from the coding sequence ATGATCAATGGTGGACACGTCATCCTCTACAGCCGAGATGCGGAAGCCGACCGGGCGTTCTTCAAGGATGTGCTGGGCTATCCGCACGTGGACGCGGGCGGCGGCTGGCTGATCTTCAAACTGCCACCGGCAGAGATCGCCGTGCATCCTACGGACGGCCCGGAGTCGCACGAGTTCTACCTCATGTGCGACGACGTCAACGCGACCGTGGGAGAGCTGGCCGCGAAGGGCGTCGAGTTCACGCAACCGGTCACAGATGCTGGCTGGGGCCGCCTCACCCGGTTCCGCCTGCCGGGCGGCGGCGAAGTGGGCATGTACGAACCCCGCCACGAGCGAGCCACTGACCTTTGA
- a CDS encoding DUF2637 domain-containing protein: MAAGNGEIPQLTRTHQVLIGVVVTGAVIIAAIGFAGSYAAVRELALQKGFGNFSYVFPIGIDAGICVLLALDLLLTWIRIPFPLLRQTAWLLSAATIAFNGAAAWPDPLGVGMHSVIPILFVVAVEAARHAIGRIADITADKHMEGVRLTRWLLSPVPTFLLWRRMKLWELRSYEQVIKLEQERLVYQASLRSRFGRAWRRKAPVEALMPLRLARYGVPLAETAPAGLAAAGIEEPPILFTVERVPALRRPEDTTLETAAEHEQTSAELESAEPEPVQPPVSTPVPEQLEEPQESAEEAAERFAEAYQAFLTQFQVEPTPSQWAFWLRDTYGISTGSGAPLSQDQVQPLLQVLHARYAPDGQGPADADQGEPADHSWYDYFHSRWRTYVQEYGTYPDAAALAAYVYERDSITGDGGRPITGDDLAAFVASFQEREVGSSEPPAEKASADPGEQAADEVLPEEEPEAASAGAGAQAAKEKRIPRVNAPIDAPPPGPEKTAGEGAVLTTADRYYLAWTGYQTEHGDEPTAEELSAYLAQQDMYGRGGKPVSPGNLRRYFLPSRVYNAWAEYRMRSEQPAPDAVAQECAARGITAQYNKPVTTDYITENAADFERRWQALIRHHTSAQQ, encoded by the coding sequence GTGGCTGCGGGAAACGGTGAGATACCCCAGCTGACCCGGACACACCAGGTCCTCATCGGTGTGGTCGTGACGGGCGCCGTGATCATCGCCGCGATCGGCTTCGCGGGTTCGTACGCAGCCGTCCGCGAGCTCGCTCTCCAGAAGGGCTTCGGGAACTTCTCCTATGTCTTCCCGATCGGTATCGACGCGGGCATCTGCGTCCTCCTCGCCCTGGACCTGCTCCTGACCTGGATCAGGATCCCCTTCCCGCTGCTGCGCCAGACGGCGTGGCTGCTGTCGGCGGCGACGATCGCGTTCAACGGTGCGGCGGCCTGGCCGGACCCGCTGGGCGTGGGCATGCACAGCGTGATCCCGATCCTGTTCGTGGTCGCGGTCGAGGCGGCCCGGCACGCGATCGGCCGGATCGCCGACATCACCGCGGACAAGCACATGGAAGGCGTCCGCCTCACCCGCTGGCTCCTTTCGCCCGTGCCCACGTTCCTGCTGTGGCGGCGCATGAAGCTCTGGGAGCTCCGCTCCTACGAACAGGTCATCAAGCTGGAGCAGGAACGCCTGGTCTACCAGGCCAGCCTCCGCTCACGCTTCGGCCGCGCATGGAGGCGCAAGGCCCCCGTCGAAGCGCTGATGCCGCTCCGCCTGGCCCGGTACGGCGTCCCGCTCGCCGAGACCGCGCCCGCTGGTCTCGCCGCCGCTGGCATCGAGGAGCCACCGATCCTGTTCACCGTCGAGCGGGTCCCCGCCCTCAGGCGGCCGGAAGACACCACACTCGAGACGGCAGCAGAGCACGAGCAGACATCGGCCGAGCTGGAGAGTGCGGAGCCGGAACCGGTTCAGCCCCCGGTCTCAACTCCGGTTCCCGAGCAGCTGGAGGAACCGCAGGAGTCGGCCGAGGAAGCCGCCGAGCGGTTCGCCGAGGCCTACCAGGCGTTCCTCACCCAATTCCAAGTCGAACCGACCCCGTCGCAGTGGGCCTTCTGGCTCCGCGACACCTATGGCATCTCCACGGGATCCGGCGCCCCGCTCTCCCAGGACCAGGTGCAGCCCCTGCTCCAGGTCCTCCATGCGCGCTATGCGCCCGATGGCCAAGGGCCCGCAGACGCCGACCAAGGGGAGCCGGCCGACCATTCGTGGTACGACTACTTCCACAGCCGCTGGCGCACCTACGTGCAGGAGTACGGCACGTACCCGGATGCCGCTGCCCTCGCCGCGTACGTGTATGAGCGGGACTCCATCACGGGAGACGGCGGTCGACCCATCACCGGCGACGACTTGGCAGCCTTCGTCGCGAGCTTCCAGGAGCGCGAGGTCGGCAGCAGCGAGCCACCCGCCGAAAAGGCATCCGCCGATCCCGGCGAGCAGGCCGCCGACGAGGTCCTCCCGGAGGAGGAGCCCGAGGCAGCGTCCGCCGGTGCGGGTGCGCAGGCCGCCAAGGAGAAGCGCATCCCGCGGGTGAACGCCCCCATCGATGCCCCGCCGCCAGGTCCGGAGAAGACAGCGGGAGAGGGCGCGGTCCTCACCACAGCCGACCGCTACTACCTGGCGTGGACGGGATACCAGACCGAGCACGGCGACGAGCCGACAGCCGAGGAACTGTCCGCCTATCTCGCACAGCAGGACATGTACGGCCGGGGCGGCAAACCCGTCAGCCCTGGCAATCTGCGCCGCTACTTCCTGCCGTCCCGCGTCTACAACGCCTGGGCCGAGTACCGGATGCGCAGCGAACAGCCTGCGCCCGACGCCGTTGCGCAGGAGTGCGCAGCCCGCGGTATCACCGCTCAGTACAACAAGCCCGTAACCACCGACTACATCACCGAGAACGCCGCAGACTTCGAGCGCCGCTGGCAGGCCCTCATCCGCCACCACACCAGCGCGCAGCAGTAA